From Haliotis asinina isolate JCU_RB_2024 chromosome 8, JCU_Hal_asi_v2, whole genome shotgun sequence, a single genomic window includes:
- the LOC137295147 gene encoding uncharacterized protein, which produces MLMEKGCYGLQCQNGGTPDLELCNCDCLQGYRGLLCDIEIQPSSWPVGSYSMLSTVFGCPETESHGWNIGYINLTLSNVTTSIQRFPERFRLLGPYHLQTFQFNFCSRIHDEVEPTENKWPAGRYCLLKAEGKLCLHGFREGMLPLSDYSLWGDDTGGVVPEVDITDQGIQLTLCCRDDDGIDTITLPTAFPFYLMKPSPVAACQAVTNMVVTEEEFSFVKTSNRSWMNGDGSFVAEESETYFNVTFCYYEPYEGGVRDRMRVSETEAVVQETDRSEGVERYMRLREDMERVHETEGGCGDKTESVERVHETEGGCGDKTESVERYMRLREGVERVHETEGGCGDKTESVERYMRLREDVERVHETEGGCGDKSEGVERVHETEGGLREGVEISRRVWRGCMRLRKSVEISRRVWRGCMRLRKMWRGYMRLREGVERVHETEEDVERVHETEEDVERVHETEEDVERVHETEEDVERVHETEEDVERVHETEEDVERVHETEEDVERVHETEGGCGEGRVWRGYMRLRKMWRGCMRLRKSVERVHETEEDVERVHETEEDVERVHETEEDVERVHETEEDVERVHETEEDVERVHETEEDVERVHETEEDVERLHETEEDVERVHETEEEYSTDDFPNVAMRKLYRSAPQRSDSPIENVVNGEKGKPTFVVARPFVEPWLQVDLNEDYEIHSITVYKAYNWYPYNTRRLAVYVSRKQWDFLRFGAYNCDGPYNPARTTAFRFQCRRPLTGSFVTLHNFIYYEPYYHDSNYNYFEVSEIVIRGRATGCGKSLGVRTGDVKDFQFRSSSDSVHYYAYNARLNRATGWCAHSGDRNPYIEVDLLTPMVLEAVIIQGWNEDRNQYLPQNFTLWTGMTEGNLTVYKNAVGEPKVFRLDSAYVSSVSQKFLLSTRLLTKVVRLYLYQETSPVCVKFDLIGCPKRISLDLTCSKGSTNIGLYRMPGHSFYQESFNGSFVVSSGTSEKCKAQYLENTHIYASYRYSRPDDVCTFLIGNRHSRHNQHWWISGKGQTTDYGQALCLADAADVSECGGVVNGTGEISSPSYPFYYGDNINCTWTVRLEEGSFVRLELIDIDLATKEQSYDTNAYFDCEDRLTISDSHRTGSHIVAVLTGHTFETLEGPHYLSSSNEISVNLIACPRIRETQARGFTLKVYETDCGGCGQGESSCSRQAVCSHQCGYISSAAFPNFYPVSASCHWRIQGQIGQYVTVTFEMIDVIAVGECEGDYVSLYDLDLANEKTLLGKFCKARRPIGDIQSSWQVMDVEFYSDFDTVGTGFLLKYYFRTIELSTSSVNTPGTCDNNWYAYEDSCYRFITADDGLSWFEAERRCVEDEGHLVSIGLRKTGRGRFEWTDGKPLSHTEWYAGDADGGPQPDGFDREACTMMDISSIRSTDNWHDVACAFDKISQYICEKENKTSDRSVLVGGASVIMMETYDDSQIKAGYYFPCTSGEHISALYTCDGNIDCTDGTDEENCTSDACPLGMFTCTDGGCVDFVFYCDHEEHCRDGSDEAKCVFRECSADQWTCSSGQCVSNDQRCDLLKDCVDGSDEENCEVCREPFFQCYDGRCLPPASVCDGFVDCGGKYREDEGSQCTTKTLPSCRAWYALGARDDGKYSIVPQGTSESFSVECAFNVTGEKITTIIHHDMEDWTVTANSAFQEDVHYTLPEHVIAYVMSISDACRQSVRLDCLQAFDLIQLNSAWYDVNKERRTFVADPGSNCSCILTDACVGNITKCACDKTRRELFMVDDNTWFTDSGYINDMDSLPITNIWMDDTLRLGRVRHSVGPLICEEGLQSNTSSLMCASGVVVDISHKCILDYDIYQVYMGCRDLTHIQDCEKHECPADHVKCPSSYCIPMRLVCDGRPDCADGMDERRCTNFTCPGRYSCRGNKVCIPWQQVCDAVKHCPLGDDEYFCNQICPEECICDGVHINCRRFYLDIIEQLPRYTRVLDLSQSYNVTIKDNTFYHMESLAMLNLANLGVHELEQECFNGLENLLHLDLRRNLLKKIPRHVFRNMRNLRTLLLEGNDILEAYPGSFDGLSNLPSLDLSNMAFTTLVEEMFLGLSSLMFLNLSHNKLTLIEDRSFSGAGKVQTLDLTNNDITEFTGDIFSGLGELTYLHNDKYVFCCFRPHTVPEDQCLPAADEFSSCSDLMRNEALRISMWVLGFTALVGNLMVILSRCIYDRQSLKRSNDFFVANLAISDFVMGIYMVIIASADTFYRGVYSWNDEAWRSSWVCHLAGFLATLSSEASVMFLCMITADRVLVIKFPFKDFNIFKRYSKYIGLSVWILGLLMAGLPLLPIDYFARSFYSRSGVCLALPLTRNRPPGWEYSTTIFVIWNFICFVFIALGQAVIYQAVRESQKLRKGRTTNDMAIARKLSFIVLTDFVCWFPICVMGLMALQGHAINSEVYAWVAVFVLPINSALNPIIYTLSSVDTMRKRKLNREKTFSSTTRSTVRTRSSVPQILRKELLFLSQPPNSVCLSTYIGSLMSATQMLTIAHQLAGSIDLLHSNGLVNGMVETDSVYVVHDQGIIKRVTAACVPMATDIEEDFSKDIQDFGLLVSKMLKAYTVAKKQHLANMVNQ; this is translated from the exons AGGGTGGGGTACGGGATAGAATGAGAGTTTCTGAGACGGAGGCTGTGGTACAAGAGACGGATAGG TCGGAGGGTGTGGAGAGGTACATGAGACTGAGGGAGGATATGGAGAGGGTGCATGAGACTGAGGGAGGATGTGGAGATAAGACGGAGAGTGTGGAGAGGGTGCATGAGACAGAGGGTGGGTGTGGCGATAAGACGGAGAGTGTGGAGAGGTACATGAGACTGAGGGAGGGTGTGGAGAGGGTGCATGAGACTGAGGGAGGATGTGGAGATAAGACGGAGAGTGTGGAGAGGTACATGAGACTGAGGGAGGATGTGGAGAGGGTGCATGAGACTGAGGGAGGGTGTGGAGATAAGTCGGAGGGTGTGGAGAGGGTTCATGAGACTGAGGGAGG ACTGAGGGAGGGTGTGGAGATAAGTCGGAGGGTGTGGAGAGGGTGCATGAGACTGAGGAAGAGTGTGGAGATAAGTCGGAGGGTGTGGAGAGGGTGCATGAGACTGAGGAAGATGTGGAGAGGGTACATGAGACTGAGGGAGGGTGTGGAGAGGGTACATGAGACTGAGGAAGATGTGGAGAGGGTACATGAGACTGAGGAAGATGTGGAGAGGGTACATGAGACTGAGGAAGATGTGGAGAGGGTACATGAGACTGAGGAAGATGTGGAGAGGGTACATGAGACTGAGGAAGATGTGGAGAGGGTACATGAGACTGAGGAAGATGTGGAGAGGGTACATGAGACTGAGGAAGATGTGGAGAGGGTACATGAGACTGAGGGAGGATGTGGAGAGG GAAGAGTGTGGAGAGGGTACATGAGACTGAGGAAGATGTGGAGAGGGTGCATGAGACTGAGGAAGAGTGTGGAGAGGGTGCATGAGACTGAGGAAGATGTGGAGAGGGTACATGAGACTGAGGAAGATGTGGAGAGGGTGCATGAGACTGAGGAAGATGTGGAGAGGGTGCATGAGACTGAGGAAGATGTGGAGAGGGTGCATGAGACTGAGGAAGATGTGGAGAGGGTACATGAGACTGAGGAAGATGTGGAGAGGGTGCATGAGACTGAGGAAGATGTGGAGAGGTTGCATGAGACTGAGGAAGATGTGGAGAGGGTACATGAGACTGAAGAAGAGT ATTCCACTGACGATTTTCCCAATGTCGCAATGAGGAAGTTGTACCGATCCGCTCCGCAGCGTTCTGACTCCCCTATTGAAAACGTTGTAAATGGCGAAAAGG GAAAACCAACATTTGTTGTCGCGCGACCGTTTGTCGAACCATGGTTACAAGTGGATCTCAATGAAGATTATGAAATACACTCGATTACAGTCTACAAGGCCTACA ATTGGTACCCCTACAACACCCGTCGACTTGCAGTTTACGTCAGTCGAAAACAGTGGGACTTTCTCCGATTCGGAGCCTACAACTGCGACGGCCCTTACAACCCAGCCAGAACTACAGCATTCCGCTTCCAATGCCGCCGGCCGTTGACAGGCAGCTTCGTTACACTTCACAACTTCATCTACTATGAACCATATTATCATGACAGCAATTATAATTATTTTGAGGTGTCTGAAATAGTCATCCGTGGAAGAG CAACGGGCTGTGGGAAATCCCTGGGCGTGAGGACTGGCGATGTTAAAGATTTCCAGTTCCGTTCTTCCAGTGATAGCGTACATTACTATGCATATAATGCAAGGCTGAACAGAGCCACGGGATGGTGTGCTCATTCGGGCGATCGTAACCCTTACATAGAG GTGGATCTGCTGACCCCAATGGTTCTAGAAGCAGTTATCATCCAGGGGTGGAATGAAGACAGGAATCAATATCTGCCCCAGAACTTCACACTCTGGACTGGAATGACTGAAGGCAACCTCACAGTCTACAAAAACGCAGTGGGAGAACCTAAG GTGTTTCGTCTTGATTCCGCATATGTTTCAAGTGTATCACAGAAATTCCTCCTGTCCACACGACTTCTAACAAAGGTTGTTAGACTTTATCTGTACCAGGAAACCTCGCCTGTTTGTGTGAAGTTTGACCTAATTGGATGCCCCAAACGAA TCAGCCTGGACCTGACATGCAGTAAAGGAAGCACAAATATCGGCCTGTACAGAATGCCAGGTCACAGTTTCTACCAGGAATCCTTCAATGGCAGCTTTGTCGTGTCCAGTGGTACCTCAGAGAAATGCAAGGCCCAGTATCTGGAAAACACGCATATCTATGCTTCTTATCGGTATTCGCGACCGGATGATGTGTGTACATTCCTTATCGGAAATAGGCATAGCCGTCACAATCAACACTGGTGGATCAGTGGAAAAGGACAGACTACCGATTACGGACAAGCGTTGTGTCTGGCAG ACGCTGCCGATGTTTCCGAATGCGGTGGCGTTGTCAACGGCACTGGGGAGATTTCTTCTCCATCCTACCCTTTCTACTATGGAGATAACATCAACTGCACGTGGACTGTCAGGCTGGAGGAAGGGTCCTTTGTCAGACTTGAATTAATCGATATCGATCTGGCAACAAAAGAACAGTCTTAT GACACAAATGCATATTTCGACTGTGAAGATAGACTAACAATATCAGACAGCCACAGAACCGGAAGCCATATTGTTGCGGTACTGACGGGACATACATTTGAAACTCTCGAAGGGCCACACTATTTATCGTCGTCCAACGAGATCTCGGTAAACTTGATCGCATGTCCGAGAATAAGAGAAACTCAGGCTAGAGGTTTTACCTTAAAAGTTTATGAAACAG ACTGCGGAGGTTGTGGTCAGGGCGAGTCCAGCTGCTCCAGACAGGCCGTGTGTTCTCACCAGTGTGGCTATATCTCCAGCGCTGCCTTCCCCAACTTCTATCCAGTCTCAGCCAGTTGTCACTGGAGGATACAGGGTCAGATCGGACAGTATGTCACGGTGACATTTGAGATGATTGACGTCATAGCTGTTGGAGAGTGTGAGGGTGACTACGTCAGCCTCTACGATCTTGATCTGGCAAATGAGAAAACGCTACTTGGGAAGTTTTGTAAAGCCAGAAGGCCAATAGGTGACATCCAGAGCAGTTGGCAGGTGATGGATGTTGAGTTTTATTCTGACTTCGACACTGTTGGAACAGGGTTTCTTCTCAAGTATTACTTCAGAACCATTGAACTCAGCACTAGTTCAGTGAATACGCCAG GTACTTGTGATAACAACTGGTATGCATATGAAGACAGTTGTTACCGCTTCATCACTGCCGATGATGGATTGTCTTGGTTTGAGGCAGAACGTCGTTGTGTTGAGGATGAAGGCCATCTCGTCAGCATCG GACTAAGAAAAACAGGACGCGGCAGGTTTGAATGGACGGACGGGAAGCCATTATCACACACAGAATG GTATGCTGGTGATGCTGACGGAGGTCCCCAGCCCGATGGGTTTGACAGAGAGGCGTGCACCATGATGGACATCTCCAGCATCAGATCCACCGACAACTGGCACGACGTGGCCTGCGCCTTTGACAAAATCTCACAGTACATctgtgaaaaagaaaacaaaacatcggATCGATCAG TACTGGTGGGAGGAGCTTCAGTGATTATGATGGAGACCTATGACGACAGTCAGATCAAGGCCGGCTATTACTTCCCTTGCACAAGCGGCGAGCACATATCTGCCCTGTACACGTGTGACGGAAATATCGACTGTACGGATGGTACTGACGAGGAAAACTGCACTTCAG ACGCCTGTCCACTTGGCATGTTCACCTGCACTGATGGAGGATGTGTTGACTTTGTCTTCTACTGTGACCATGAGGAACACTGCAGGGACGGGTCGGATGAAGCCAAGTGTG TGTTCCGTGAATGTTCCGCTGACCAGTGGACATGCAGCAGTGGACAGTGTGTGTCAAATGACCAGAGGTGTGACCTCCTAAAGGACTGTGTGGACGGATCAGATGAAGAGAACTGTG AAGTGTGTCGGGAGCCGTTCTTCCAGTGCTATGACGGGCGATGCCTGCCCCCTGCCAGTGTGTGTGACGGTTTCGTGGATTGTGGAGGGAAGTACAGGGAAGATGAGGGCTCACAGTGTACCACCAAGACTCTGCCATCCTGTAGAGCGTGGTATGCCCTCGGGGCTCGGGACGATGGCAAATACAGCATCGTCCCACAGGGAACTTCCG AATCATTTTCTGTGGAATGTGCGTTCAACGTGACTGGTGAAAAGATCACCACCATAATTCACCATGACATGGAAGACTGGACAGTGACTGCCAATTCTGCATTTCAAGAGGATGTTCATTACACGCTGCCAGAACATGTCATTGCTTATGTCATGTCCATATCTGATGCATGCCGCCAGTCGGTGCGCCTTGACTGTCTCCAGGCGTTTGACTTGATTCAGCTAAACTCCGCCTGGTATGATGTGAACAAGGAACGGAGGACGTTTGTGGCTGATCCCGGAAGTAACTGTAGCTGCATTCTCACCGACGCCTGTGTTGGTAACATTACTAA GTGTGCCTGTGACAAGACAAGAAGGGAGCTGTTTATGGTGGATGACAACACATGGTTTACCGACAGCGGGTACATTAATGACATGGACAGTTTACCAATAACAAACATATGGATGGATGACACCCTGCGGTTAGGCCGCGTGCGGCATAGTGTCGGGCCTCTGATCTGTGAGGAAG GGTTACAGTCCAACACAAGTTCCCTGATGTGTGCGAGCGGTGTAGTTGTTGACATCTCTCACAAATGTATCCTTGATTACGACATCTATCAGGTCTACATGGGATGTCGTGACCTCACACACATACAGGATTGTG AGAAGCACGAGTGTCCAGCGGACCACGTCAAGTGTCCCTCCAGCTACTGTATCCCCATGAGACTAGTCTGTGACGGCCGGCCGGACTGTGCTGATGGGATGGACGAAAGACGATGCA CTAATTTCACCTGTCCCGGTAGATACAGTTGTCGGGGTAACAAAGTGTGTATCCCATGGCAACAGGTGTGTGACGCTGTGAAGCATTGTCCTCTTGGAGATGATGAATACTTCTGCAACCAGATCTGCCCAGAAGAGTGTATTTGTGACGGAGTACACATCAATTGCAGAAGGTTTTATCTGGATATTATTGAGCAGCTACCTAGGTACACTAGAGTGCTCGACTTAAGTCAGAGTTATAATGTAACAATCAAGGACAACACGTTTTATCACATGGAGAGTCTAGCTATGCTGAATCTTGCCAACCTTGGTGTGCATGAACTGGAACAGGAGTGCTTTAATGGACTGGAGAATTTACTACATTTAGATCTACGCAGGAACCTTTTGAAGAAAATTCCAAGGCATGTATTCAGAAATATGAGAAATCTGCGTACTTTGCTGCTTGAGGGCAATGATATACTTGAGGCATATCCTGGGTCGTTTGATGgactttcaaacttgccatcaCTCGATCTGTCAAATATGGCCTTTACAACCTTAGTTgaagaaatgtttcttgggtTGTCCAGTCTTATGTTCCTGAATCTTTCGCATAACAAACTCACCTTGATAGAGGATAGGAGCTTCAGCGGGGCCGGCAAGGTCCAAACGCTTGATCTCACAAATAATGACATTACTGAATTCACGGGAGACATATTTTCCGGCCTTGGGGAGCTCACCTACCTTCACAATGATAAGTACGTATTCTGCTGCTTCAGACCACACACTGTTCCAGAAGATCAGTGTCTCCCTGCGGCTGACGAGTTCTCTTCCTGCTCAGACCTGATGAGAAATGAAGCACTCAGGATCTCAATGTGGGTCCTGGGTTTCACTGCTCTTGTTGGTAACCTTATGGTAATTTTGTCTCGATGCATCTATGACAGACAAAGTTTGAAACGCAGCAATGATTTCTTTGTTGCCAACCTCGCTATTTCTGACTTTGTGATGGGAATATATATGGTCATCATAGCAAGTGCTGACACCTTCTACAGAGGAGTATACAGCTGGAACGATGAGGCTTGGAGAAGCAGTTGGGTGTGTCACCTGGCAGGTTTCCTAGCTACCCTGTCAAGCGAAGCATCCGTCATGTTTCTCTGTATGATCACGGCAGACAGAGTCCTGGTCatcaaatttcctttcaaagaTTTCAATATCTTCAAACGATATTCGAAGTACATCGGTCTCTCGGTATGGATTCTGGGTTTGCTGATGGCAGGTTTGCCTCTTTTGCCCATAGATTATTTTGCAAGGTCGTTCTACTCCCGATCAGGAGTCTGTCTAGCTCTACCACTGACCAGGAACAGGCCACCAGGATGGGAGTATTCTACCACCATCTTTGTCATCTGGAACTTCATCTGTTTTGTCTTCATCGCTTTGGGCCAGGCTGTTATCTACCAGGCAGTAAGAGAAAGTCAGAAACTGAGAAAGGGACGGACGACCAACGACATGGCCATTGCTAGGAAGCTGTCCTTTATAGTTCTGAcggactttgtgtgctggttcCCTATCTGCGTCATGG GTCTGATGGCTCTCCAAGGTCATGCTATCAACTCTGAAGTGTACGCATGGGTTGCAGTGTTCGTTCTGCCGATCAACTCCGCCCTCAATCCAATCATCTACACCCTGTCATCAGTTGACACCATGAGAAAACGAAAG CTGAACAGAGAAAAGACGTTCTCAAGTACAACTCGGTCCACTG TAAGGACAAGGTCGTCTGTCCCTCAAATTTTGCGAAAAGAACTCCTCTTCCTCAGCCAGCCCCCGAATTCAGTCTGTCTGTCCACTTACATTGGGTCACTGATGTCAGCCACTCAGATGCTGACCATTGCTCATCAGCTAGCAGGCTCTATCGACCTTCTTCACTCTAATGGGCTGGTCAATGGCATGGTGGAGACAGACAGCGTATACGTTGTCCATGATCAGGGG ATTATCAAAAGGGTGACTGCAGCATGTGTGCCCATGGCAACAGATATCGAAGAGGACTTCAGTAAGGATATCCAGGACTTTGGTCTTCTCGTGTCCAAGATGTTGAAAGCCTATACAGTTGCTAAGAAACAACATCTTGCAAATATGGTCAACCAGTGA